GGCATTTTGCCGCCGATACGGACAATATCTATCGGTTTACGTCTTGCTGAGTGTGGGGGCCATGTGTATCATCTCGGTTGGCAATACGTTGTTGCCGCTGGTGTTGTTCGGTGGTGGCAACGCCGCTGCTGCGACCAACCTCGGGAACGGATTTTACGGGGTAGGGGCTTTCTTTGTTTCGTTTTTCCTTACCGGCTCGTTGCAGCGTTTCGGTTACAGGGCGACCGTGCTTTTTTTTGCGGGGCTACTGCTGGGGGCTGCTGTATTGGCGAGTCTGGCCGAATATCCCGTCATCGATTCGCATTTCAACTTCGGGGATCTTCCGGCAGTCCTCACCAGTTCGTTTTTTCTCATAGCCTTGGTTACCAACTTTTTCGGGGCTGGCGTCGAAAACGGAGTAAGTGCCTGGGCCAATACCTATATGTCCCGGCTGGGCGCTGCGGATAAACTGGCAAACCGGGTATTATCCCTTTTCTTCATAGCCGTTATGGTCTCGCGTCTGGTGACCGCGACATTCGTCACTCCGGCTAATACCCCGATGGTGTTGTTGATACTGGCTCTTATCGCCATCGTGACATTGGTGGTTATGACCCTTTTGAAGAATCGTATTGTGGCTGCAGTAGGGGTTGTCGTGCTCGGACTTGCAATGGGTTCGGTCTGCCCCAATATTTTCGGCTATATGTTTTCCCGGGTTGATCCCGCATTTCATGGAACGGCCTTCGGGATAACCTTTGCGACCGGATTGTTGGGGGCGAGCGTCTTGCCTTACCTGATCGGCGCCGTGTCGAAGCGAACCTCCTTGCGCCGCGGTTATCTGGTGAACCTCGCGGGTGCCGTCCTGTTCGGATTGTGTGCCGTTATTATGTTGATGATGTAATCATGCTTTAAACCTGAAACGAAAATGATAAAAAGAAACTTCCGTATCACAGTTGTTTTCCTGTTTGGCCTGTGCCTTGGGGGCTGCAACGCTCTGCAAAAATATTCTTCGGCCGATTCCGAAGGCTGGGTCACTCTCTCCTCCCTGATGGATGAAATGGGCGATCCCCAGGCCGATGCGTGTTTCCCGGAGCCTTATTATGAGGCTCGTCAACTGACGAGTTACGATCGCCGGTCACTGCTTCCGGGAACCCCGTGGTGGCATGCCAATGACGACTGGGCCGGATTCGAACGCTATGAAGCCAACGACGGCCGGGTTGAACGCGTGCTTTTCGACGAGCAGGGTCCCGGAGCCATTACACGTATCATTACGACCGGTGGGGCCGGTACGGCTAACCTGCGGTTCTATTTCGACGGGGAGCAGCATCCCAG
This Alistipes onderdonkii DNA region includes the following protein-coding sequences:
- a CDS encoding MFS transporter, producing the protein MIQLIAILCLAVYGALISLLVGLKHDIAERLRVDDSKAGILFSGFMFAGAVGVIVLSASIDLLGHALVARFGFGFTAAALLLLAFCRRYGQYLSVYVLLSVGAMCIISVGNTLLPLVLFGGGNAAAATNLGNGFYGVGAFFVSFFLTGSLQRFGYRATVLFFAGLLLGAAVLASLAEYPVIDSHFNFGDLPAVLTSSFFLIALVTNFFGAGVENGVSAWANTYMSRLGAADKLANRVLSLFFIAVMVSRLVTATFVTPANTPMVLLILALIAIVTLVVMTLLKNRIVAAVGVVVLGLAMGSVCPNIFGYMFSRVDPAFHGTAFGITFATGLLGASVLPYLIGAVSKRTSLRRGYLVNLAGAVLFGLCAVIMLMM